From a single Arachis hypogaea cultivar Tifrunner chromosome 3, arahy.Tifrunner.gnm2.J5K5, whole genome shotgun sequence genomic region:
- the LOC114927491 gene encoding uncharacterized protein, protein MREFDTRYQRLCERGEAYKQWLDRIPRQQYALAYDGGHRWGHMTTNLVECINGVLKGARNLPVTALVKATFYRLNALFTRKRAEAEARINAGQLFSEYATQKILSNQRSVGNIQVNLFDRQNEVFEVREMPSGLEFAVNLRLQHCGCGEFQVDRIPCRHVFACCANQHLDWKQYVHEVYTMGEIRKVYKTRFRPLGNPTTWPVHQGPRLVPNPHLKRVAKGRPKKTRFLNEMDIRDLRGPRRCRLCGGEGHSRSRCPRRGETSASGSAPNS, encoded by the coding sequence ATGCGTGAATTTGATACGCGTTACCAGAGATTATGTGAGCGGGGGGAGGCTTACAAGCAGTGGTTAGACCGGATCCCTCGACAGCAGTATGCCTTGGCGTATGATGGTGGACATCGTTGGGGCCATATGACAACTAACCTAGTGGAGTGCATTAATGGAGTATTGAAAGGGGCACGCAATCTTCCGGTCACAGCCCTTGTTAAGGCAACTTTTTACAGGCTAAATGCATTGTTCACAAGGAAGAGAGCTGAGGCTGAGGCTCGTATAAATGCAGGACAACTATTCTCTGAATATGCAACTCAGAAAATTCTGTCAAATCAGCGCTCAGTGGGGAACATTCAAGTTAACCTATTTGATAGGCAGAACGAGGTATTTGAAGTGCGCGAGATGCCAAGTGGGTTGGAGTTTGCAGTAAACTTGCGCCTTCAGCATTGTGGTTGTGGTGAGTTTCAGGTGGATCGAATTCCATGTCGCCATGTATTTGCCTGCTGTGCAAACCAGCACCTGGATTGGAAACAGTATGTGCACGAGGTTTATACGATGGGTGAGATCCGAAAGGTATACAAGACCCGATTCAGGCCACTAGGAAACCCAACAACATGGCCTGTGCATCAAGGACCAAGACTCGTACCCAATCCCCACCTCAAGCGAGTGGCCAAAGGTCGTCCTAAGAAAACTcgcttcttgaatgagatggatatTCGTGATCTACGTGGTCCTAGGCGTTGTAGGCTTTGTGGCGGTGAGGGTCATAGTCGAAGCAGATGCCCGCGCCGTGGTGAAACCAGTGCTAGTGGATCGGCTCCAAACTCGTAG